A single Pan troglodytes isolate AG18354 chromosome 19, NHGRI_mPanTro3-v2.0_pri, whole genome shotgun sequence DNA region contains:
- the TRIM47 gene encoding E3 ubiquitin-protein ligase TRIM47, which translates to MDGSGPFSCPICLEPLREPVTLPCGHNFCLACLGALWPHRGASGAGGPGGAARCPLCQEPFPDGLQLRKNHTLSELLQLRQGSGPGPGPGPAPALAPEPSAPSAPPSAPPSAPEPSAPCAPEPWPAGEEPVRCDACLEGAALPAALSCLSCLASFCPAHLGPHERSPALRGHRLVPPLRRLEESLCPRHLRPLERYCRAERVCLCEACAAQEHRGHELVPLEQERALQEAEQSKVLSAVEDRMDELGAGIAQSRRTVALIKSAAVAERERVSRLFADAAATLQGFQTQVLGFIEEGEAAMLGRSQGDLRRQEEQRSRLSRARQNLSQVPEADSVSFLQELLALRLALEDGCGPGPGPPRELSFTKSSQAVRAVRDMLAVACVNQWEQLRGPGGNEDGPQKLDSEADAEPQDLESTNLLESEAPRDYFLKFAYIVDLDSDTADKFLQLFGTKGVKRVLCPINYPLSPTRFTHCEQVLGEGALDRGTYYWEVEIIEGWVSVGVMAEDFSPQEPYDRGRLGRNAHSCCLQWNGRSFSVWFHGLEAPLPHPFSPTVGVCLEYADRALAFYAVRDGKMSLLRRLKASRPRRGGIPASPIDPFQSRLDSHFAGLFTHRLKPAFFLESVDAHLQIGPLKKSCISVLKRR; encoded by the exons ATGGACGGCAGTGGACCCTTCAGCTGCCCCATCTGCCTAGAGCCACTCCGGGAGCCGGTGACGCTGCCCTGCGGCCACAACTTCTGTCTCGCCTGCCTGGGCGCGCTCTGGCCGCATCGTGGCGCGAGTGGCGCCGGCGGACCCGGAGGCGCGGCCCGCTGCCCGCTGTGCCAGGAGCCCTTCCCCGACGGCCTTCAGCTCCGCAAGAACCACACGCTGTCCGAGCTGCTGCAGCTCCGCCAGGGCTCGGGCCCCGGGCCCGGCCCCGGCCCGGCCCCTGCCCTGGCCCCGGAGCCCTCGGCACCCAGCGCGCCGCCCAGCGCGCCGCCCAGTGCCCCGGAGCCGTCGGCCCCCTGCGCTCCCGAGCCGTGGCCCGCGGGCGAAGAGCCAGTGCGCTGCGACGCGTGCCTCGAGGGCGCGGCCCTGCCCGCCGCGCtgtcctgcctctcctgcctcgcCTCCTTTTGCCCCGCGCACCTGGGCCCGCACGAGCGCAGCCCCGCGCTCCGCGGACACCGCCTGGTGCCGCCGCTGCGCCGGCTAGAGGAGAGCCTGTGCCCGCGCCACCTACGGCCGCTCGAGCGCTACTGCCGCGCGGAGCGCGTGTGTCTGTGCGAGGCCTGCGCCGCCCAGGAGCACCGCGGCCACGAGCTGGTGCCGCTGGAGCAGGAGCGCGCGCTTCAGGAG GCTGAGCAGTCCAAAGTCCTGAGCGCCGTGGAGGACCGCATGGACGAGCTGGGTGCTGGCATTGCACAGTCCAGGCGCACAGTGGCCCTCATCAAG AGTGCAGCCGTAGCAGAGCGGGAGAGGGTGAGCCGGCTGTTTGCAGATGCTGCGGCCACCCTGCAGGGCTTCCAGACCCAGGTGCTGGGCTTCATTGAGGAGGGGGAAGCTGCCATGCTAGGCCGCTCCCAGGGTGACCTGCGGCGACAGGAGGAACAGCGCAGCCGCCTGAGCCGAGCCCGCCAGAATCTCAGCCAGGTCCCCGAAGCTGACTCAGTCAGCTTCCTGCAG GAGCTGCTGGCACTAAGGCTGGCCCTGGAGGATGGGTGTGGCCCTGGGCCTGGACCCCCGAGGGAGCTCAGCTTCACCAAATCATCCCAAGCTGTCCGTGCAGTGAGAGACATGCTGGCCGTGGCCTGCGTCAACCAGTGGGAGCAGCTGAGGGGGCCGGGTGGCAACGAGGACGGGCCACAGAAGCTGGACTCGGAAG CTGATGCTGAGCCCCAAGACCTTGAGAGTACGAACCTCTTGGAGAGTGAAGCTCCCAGGGACTATTTCCTCAAGT TTGCCTATATTGTGGATTTGGACAGCGACACGGCAGACAAGTTCCTGCAGCTGTTTGGAACCAAAGGTGTCAAGAGGGTGCTGTGTCCTATCAACTACCCCTTGTCGCCCACCCGCTTCACCCATTGTGAGCAGGTGCTGGGCGAGGGTGCCCTGGACCGAGGCACCTActactgggaggtggagattatcGAGGGCTGGGTCAGCGTGGGGGTCATGGCCGAAGACTTCTCCCCACAAGAGCCCTATGACCGCGGCCGGCTGGGCCGCAACGCCCACTCCTGCTGCCTGCAGTGGAATGGACGCAGCTTCTCCGTCTGGTTTCATGGGCTGGAggctcccctgccccaccccttctCGCCCACGGTTGGGGTCTGCCTGGAATACGCCGACCGTGCTTTGGCCTTCTATGCTGTACGGGACGGCAAGATGAGCCTCCTGCGGAGGCTGAAGGCCTCCCGGCCCCGCCGGGGTGGCATCCCGGCCTCCCCCATTGACCCCTTCCAGAGCCGCCTGGACAGTCACTTTGCGGGGCTCTTCACCCACAGACTCAAGCCTGCCTTCTTCCTGGAGAGTGTGGACGCCCACTTGCAGATCGGGCCCCTCAAGAAGTCCTGCATATCCGTGCTGAAGAGGAGGTGA